In a genomic window of Chryseobacterium sp. G0162:
- a CDS encoding YciI family protein, with protein MISRTLLIPSLLFSVLSFAQDKKNEKPKFNQELATSLGADQYGMKPYTIVMLTTGTAKIEDKTKMGTLMKGHMENIGKLAHEGKIVVAGPFLEKNKENYRGMFIFNTKSKEEAEQWVKTDPAVQAGIFSYEIFPWYGSAALPLYLKHHDEISKENP; from the coding sequence ATGATATCAAGAACATTACTTATCCCTTCCCTCCTCTTTTCTGTGTTATCTTTCGCTCAGGACAAAAAAAATGAAAAACCGAAGTTCAATCAGGAATTGGCCACTTCATTGGGAGCAGATCAATATGGCATGAAACCTTATACTATTGTGATGCTGACAACCGGTACTGCAAAAATTGAAGATAAAACCAAAATGGGAACTTTAATGAAAGGACACATGGAAAACATTGGTAAACTGGCTCATGAAGGAAAAATTGTGGTCGCAGGTCCCTTCCTGGAAAAAAATAAAGAAAACTACCGTGGAATGTTTATTTTCAATACAAAATCTAAAGAAGAAGCCGAGCAGTGGGTAAAAACTGACCCTGCAGTTCAGGCTGGAATTTTCAGTTATGAAATTTTCCCTTGGTATGGCTCCGCAGCCTTACCGTTATACCTGAAACATCATGATGAAATTTCAAAAGAGAATCCTTAA
- a CDS encoding bacteriocin-like protein, whose amino-acid sequence MKNLKNLNRQELKTVLGGAAAVCLVPVDGGSCPAGYTFCSNPYCCYPPRKPFICMD is encoded by the coding sequence ATGAAAAATTTAAAAAACTTAAACAGACAAGAGTTGAAAACTGTTTTAGGAGGTGCTGCAGCTGTATGCCTGGTACCAGTGGATGGAGGAAGCTGCCCGGCAGGCTATACATTCTGTAGCAATCCTTATTGTTGCTATCCGCCGAGAAAACCATTTATTTGTATGGACTAA
- a CDS encoding DUF5995 family protein, producing the protein MKTIEEVLKRLDEIIIWCKENKSPAGYFACTYRIMTAHVLKGIQQKKFEDNPRMTTLDIAFAQRYLEAWENYSNGKKCTNAWYIAFEATKNKDLLILQHIFLGMNAHINLDLGISAATIMPYRKINPLKKDFENINTVIASINQKVQDSLNKICYPVNLIDKLSNGKDNAVLDFAISRARDTSWATAVIASNTPNFLREQVINIVDYAAAKVATQILNPKILTPPLLKELKKCESSDIVKNIEILESTKTI; encoded by the coding sequence ATGAAAACCATCGAAGAAGTCTTGAAAAGACTAGATGAAATCATCATCTGGTGCAAAGAAAACAAAAGTCCGGCTGGATATTTCGCCTGTACTTATCGCATTATGACGGCCCATGTTTTAAAAGGAATTCAACAAAAGAAATTTGAAGATAATCCCCGAATGACAACGCTGGATATTGCTTTTGCACAACGCTATCTTGAAGCATGGGAAAACTACAGTAATGGTAAAAAGTGTACTAATGCCTGGTATATTGCCTTTGAAGCCACCAAAAATAAAGATCTTCTGATTTTACAGCATATTTTTCTGGGGATGAATGCACATATTAATCTGGATCTGGGGATTTCTGCAGCGACTATTATGCCCTACCGGAAGATTAACCCACTAAAAAAGGATTTTGAAAATATCAATACTGTTATTGCTTCTATTAATCAGAAAGTTCAGGATTCCCTGAACAAAATATGTTATCCCGTCAACCTCATCGATAAGCTGTCTAACGGAAAAGATAACGCTGTACTAGATTTTGCGATATCCAGAGCCAGAGATACTTCATGGGCAACAGCAGTGATTGCATCCAATACCCCTAATTTTTTAAGAGAACAGGTTATTAATATCGTAGATTATGCAGCTGCAAAGGTAGCTACACAAATTTTGAATCCAAAAATTCTTACACCTCCCTTACTTAAAGAACTGAAGAAATGTGAAAGTTCTGATATTGTGAAGAATATTGAAATACTGGAATCAACAAAAACAATTTAA
- a CDS encoding efflux RND transporter permease subunit, which translates to MRKFVQNIVSFSLKNSLIVLLGTFMLLLGGIYSYIHTPIEAFPDVTNTRVRVITQWPGRSAEEIEKFVTLPISKEMNAIPNKTSVRSISLFGLSVVTVIFDDHVNDFYAQQYASNKLGNVNLPAGAEYSIEPPSGATGEIYRYIIKSKLPIKEVTAIQDWVVERELLAVPGVADVVSFGGEEKTYEIKINPTELHNYDLSPLDVYEAVSKSNINVGGDVVAKGDQAYVVRGIGLLEKKDDIENIQIEVKGSTPILVKHVAEVKVSAKPRLGQVGYNKENDVVEGIVIMLRGENPSEVIARLKDRIEQLNGGELPGDVQIVPIIDRTELVNTTVHTVSKNLIEGVILVSIIVFIFLYNWRTTFIVASVIPLAFLFAIIMLKIQGLPANLISMGALDFGLLLEGTLVIVEHVFVALELKAKKIGLKRFNKISKLGIIKKSAGSVASYIFFALLILIVALMPIFSFQKVEGKMFSPLAFTLGYALLGSLILSLTYVPAMCKLLLTKNIEEKENFISRFFRVNIYRIYEFSIRHKKGFVVGFIALLAICGWRFSNYGSEFLPKLNEGAIYVRATLPNSVNLDESVRLTKEMKEILMKYDEVKFVMTQTGRPNDGTDPTGFFNIEFNIQLKPENEWKKKISKDELLEEMRVSLEKYPGINFGFSQPIQDNVEEYVAGVKAPLVIKIFGNDLFQLENYANQVANSIRTVPGISDVNVFKNIGLPELRIQLHDSKMAKYGVSTADAQAVIEMTIGGQAATKFYEEERMFDVMLRFEKEYRDTPEKMGNILIPTQDNKKVPLKEIATIDYHTGPSFIYREGNSRYIGVGFNIEGRDLGSTIKEAKEKVEKEVKLPKSHKMTWAGEFESKERAAKQLAMVVPISLVLILMLLYFNFGNVKDTLISSITLAFAFIGGFLSLWFTGTIFGISAGIGFIILFGVATIDGIVLIGVMKENLQNRMSLRESIAEGVKSRIRPVVMIALMGSMGLLPAAMSNGMGSEIQKPLAIMIVGGLIICMLLSFTILPIVFYYAYHKKHKETL; encoded by the coding sequence ATGCGAAAATTTGTACAGAATATAGTTTCCTTCTCTTTGAAAAACTCTTTGATTGTTCTTTTAGGAACTTTCATGTTGTTGCTTGGAGGAATCTATTCTTATATACACACTCCGATTGAAGCCTTCCCGGATGTTACCAATACCAGGGTAAGAGTAATCACCCAATGGCCGGGAAGAAGTGCTGAAGAAATAGAAAAGTTTGTCACATTGCCCATTTCCAAGGAAATGAATGCTATTCCGAATAAAACTTCGGTGAGATCTATTTCCCTGTTCGGATTATCAGTGGTAACAGTGATTTTTGATGACCATGTCAATGACTTTTATGCGCAGCAGTATGCATCTAATAAACTGGGGAATGTAAATCTTCCTGCCGGTGCAGAATATAGCATTGAGCCTCCATCCGGAGCAACTGGTGAAATTTACCGCTATATCATTAAAAGTAAATTGCCGATTAAAGAAGTCACGGCTATTCAGGATTGGGTGGTAGAAAGAGAATTACTGGCTGTTCCCGGAGTTGCTGATGTGGTAAGCTTTGGTGGCGAAGAAAAAACATATGAAATAAAAATTAATCCTACGGAATTACACAATTACGACCTTTCCCCCCTGGATGTGTATGAAGCAGTTTCGAAGAGTAATATTAATGTAGGAGGTGATGTTGTGGCCAAAGGAGATCAGGCTTATGTGGTAAGGGGGATCGGTCTTTTAGAGAAGAAGGATGACATTGAAAATATTCAGATTGAAGTAAAAGGTTCCACTCCTATTTTGGTAAAGCATGTTGCTGAAGTTAAAGTGTCGGCAAAACCGAGATTAGGGCAAGTAGGATACAATAAGGAAAATGATGTAGTGGAAGGCATTGTCATCATGCTTCGTGGAGAAAACCCAAGTGAGGTGATCGCAAGACTTAAAGACAGAATAGAACAGTTAAATGGTGGAGAATTACCTGGTGATGTTCAGATCGTACCAATCATTGACCGTACAGAATTAGTAAATACAACGGTTCATACGGTTTCCAAAAACCTGATTGAAGGAGTTATTCTGGTTTCCATTATTGTATTCATTTTCCTGTATAACTGGCGAACAACATTTATTGTAGCATCAGTAATTCCGCTGGCTTTTCTTTTTGCCATTATTATGCTGAAAATTCAAGGACTTCCAGCTAACCTTATTTCTATGGGAGCCCTGGACTTTGGACTATTACTGGAAGGAACGCTCGTCATCGTTGAACATGTATTTGTTGCCCTCGAGCTGAAGGCCAAGAAGATCGGATTAAAGAGATTTAATAAAATTTCCAAATTGGGAATTATTAAGAAAAGTGCAGGAAGTGTGGCAAGCTATATTTTCTTTGCCTTACTAATCCTGATTGTAGCCTTGATGCCCATCTTCTCTTTCCAGAAAGTGGAAGGGAAAATGTTTTCTCCTTTAGCATTTACATTGGGATATGCCTTATTAGGATCTTTGATTTTAAGTTTGACATACGTTCCGGCAATGTGTAAGCTTTTATTAACTAAAAATATTGAGGAAAAAGAAAACTTCATCTCAAGATTCTTTAGAGTAAACATTTACAGAATCTATGAATTCAGTATTCGTCATAAAAAGGGATTTGTTGTCGGTTTTATCGCTTTACTTGCCATTTGCGGGTGGAGATTTTCAAACTACGGTTCGGAATTCTTACCTAAACTGAATGAAGGAGCTATTTATGTACGTGCTACACTTCCCAATAGTGTCAACCTGGATGAATCTGTTCGTTTGACTAAAGAGATGAAGGAGATTTTGATGAAATATGATGAAGTGAAATTCGTAATGACTCAAACCGGCCGCCCTAATGACGGGACAGACCCTACAGGATTCTTTAATATCGAATTTAATATCCAGCTGAAACCGGAAAACGAATGGAAGAAAAAAATATCCAAGGATGAACTTCTTGAAGAGATGAGAGTTTCCCTTGAAAAATATCCGGGAATAAACTTTGGATTTAGCCAGCCGATTCAGGATAATGTGGAGGAATATGTAGCAGGGGTAAAAGCACCGCTGGTGATTAAAATATTCGGGAATGATTTGTTTCAACTTGAAAATTATGCCAATCAGGTAGCCAATTCTATCAGAACGGTTCCGGGAATTTCAGATGTGAATGTATTTAAAAATATTGGACTTCCTGAATTGAGGATACAGCTTCACGATTCAAAAATGGCAAAATACGGAGTGTCTACAGCAGATGCCCAGGCGGTAATTGAAATGACTATTGGCGGACAGGCGGCTACTAAGTTCTATGAAGAAGAAAGAATGTTTGATGTGATGCTCAGATTCGAAAAAGAATATCGTGATACGCCGGAAAAAATGGGGAATATTCTGATCCCGACACAGGATAATAAAAAAGTTCCATTGAAAGAAATAGCAACCATTGATTATCATACCGGACCTTCATTTATTTACAGAGAAGGGAACAGCAGATATATTGGTGTAGGATTTAATATTGAAGGACGAGATCTGGGAAGTACCATTAAAGAAGCTAAAGAAAAAGTAGAGAAAGAAGTCAAACTTCCGAAAAGTCATAAGATGACATGGGCCGGCGAGTTCGAAAGTAAAGAAAGAGCGGCGAAGCAATTAGCGATGGTAGTTCCTATTTCACTTGTACTTATTTTGATGTTGCTGTATTTCAACTTTGGGAATGTAAAAGATACATTGATCTCTTCTATTACATTAGCATTTGCATTCATTGGAGGGTTTCTATCCCTGTGGTTTACAGGAACCATCTTTGGAATCTCTGCAGGAATCGGATTCATCATCCTTTTTGGAGTAGCTACTATTGATGGGATTGTTCTGATTGGAGTGATGAAAGAAAATCTTCAGAACAGAATGTCACTCAGAGAATCCATTGCTGAAGGAGTTAAAAGCAGGATCCGTCCGGTGGTGATGATTGCGCTGATGGGATCTATGGGACTTCTTCCGGCAGCAATGTCCAATGGAATGGGCTCTGAAATTCAAAAACCTTTGGCTATTATGATTGTAGGTGGATTAATTATCTGTATGCTGCTCTCATTTACCATATTACCGATTGTGTTCTATTATGCCTATCATAAAAAGCATAAAGAGACCTTATAG
- a CDS encoding efflux RND transporter periplasmic adaptor subunit, with the protein MNTTKYIAVIYLSAMVTLTGCKDQKQGNEVEKGYCISKELKKDIKLAKAEMLPIEESITLTGEVESNSDKTVPFVSLVDGVVTDTYFSLGDYVKKGQILATVKSTAVNEMQDDTQTLQAQLAVAKRKLSSVEAMYKDDIASQKDLQEARAEVTILQSNISKTQKNMQLYSAGGSNLQIKAPADGYVINKNISKGMPVTAGGDQLFTISNLDKVWVMANVYATNMRHVYVDQPVVVKTLAYPDDSFSGKINNISQVFNENERVLKAKIIMDNNGMKLRPGMSADVVLPINSQNKSALAIPAKALIFDNNQSYVVVYKKDCELEIRPVTEIASNSQYIYVEGNLKQGENVIASNGLLIYENLKNQLNNSKK; encoded by the coding sequence ATGAACACTACTAAATATATCGCAGTAATTTATCTGTCCGCTATGGTAACACTTACGGGGTGTAAAGATCAGAAGCAGGGCAACGAAGTTGAAAAAGGATATTGTATCAGCAAAGAACTTAAAAAAGATATTAAACTGGCTAAGGCAGAAATGCTTCCTATTGAAGAAAGCATTACCCTTACCGGAGAAGTGGAGAGCAATTCTGATAAAACAGTTCCCTTTGTAAGCCTTGTGGACGGAGTAGTTACCGATACGTATTTTTCTCTTGGAGATTATGTGAAAAAAGGACAGATTCTGGCGACTGTAAAAAGTACGGCTGTTAATGAAATGCAGGATGACACTCAAACATTGCAGGCTCAGCTTGCTGTAGCTAAGAGAAAACTGTCTTCTGTAGAAGCAATGTATAAAGATGATATTGCCTCTCAGAAAGATCTTCAGGAAGCAAGAGCAGAGGTAACAATTTTGCAGTCCAATATTTCTAAAACCCAAAAGAATATGCAATTGTATTCTGCGGGAGGAAGCAATCTTCAGATCAAAGCTCCTGCGGATGGTTATGTTATCAACAAGAATATTTCTAAAGGGATGCCTGTAACTGCCGGTGGTGACCAGCTTTTTACCATTTCCAATCTGGATAAGGTCTGGGTCATGGCGAATGTGTATGCTACCAATATGAGACATGTTTATGTAGATCAGCCGGTAGTAGTGAAGACTTTAGCGTATCCGGATGATAGTTTTTCAGGAAAGATCAATAATATCTCTCAGGTTTTTAATGAAAATGAAAGAGTACTGAAAGCGAAGATCATTATGGATAATAACGGGATGAAACTAAGACCGGGAATGTCTGCAGATGTTGTATTGCCGATTAATTCCCAAAATAAAAGTGCTTTGGCTATTCCTGCGAAGGCTTTGATCTTCGATAATAATCAAAGCTATGTAGTAGTATATAAAAAAGACTGTGAGTTGGAAATAAGACCTGTTACGGAGATTGCCTCAAACAGTCAATATATCTATGTAGAAGGAAATCTGAAACAGGGAGAAAATGTAATCGCTTCCAATGGATTGTTAATTTATGAGAACCTGAAAAACCAATTAAATAATTCTAAGAAGTAA
- a CDS encoding TolC family protein has protein sequence MKKIFFTLFYIHCFSFFSAQISDTLKISRNEAETIFLTNNLDLIAQKLEISQAEARALQAKYWPNPKLSISEVNLWRTYDIEEQPALIGNWGKNTQISAEIEQVIQTAGKRRKNIELQKIEVEGEKYELQEVLRELKKTLRNSITEIQYNQEQQKIYQGQIASIEKLTRSYNNQLTLGNISKAEYIRLKAQEIEFKKKLVSLKQEIEDQQAELKALLMIPSHSYLVISDSFAMPEKQLSEIELTQWMEKAKENRPDILIAKNKEKHAAKNLEIQNAMKTPDVAVSIGYDRGGNIMKDFIGLGVSVDLPIFDRNKGNIQEARLEIEKSKNETRKNQLKSENEIVSVFRNYIRTQQVSEEIDDTYESTLDGLLVSHEKNFRLRNISMLEYMDFLDTYIGNKMIILDTKKELNQYFENLQYVVGQDL, from the coding sequence TTGAAGAAGATTTTTTTTACACTATTTTATATTCATTGTTTCAGTTTCTTTTCAGCACAGATTTCAGATACCCTGAAGATCAGCAGAAATGAAGCTGAAACCATTTTTCTGACCAATAACCTAGATCTTATTGCTCAGAAATTAGAGATTTCTCAGGCTGAGGCCAGAGCTCTTCAGGCCAAATACTGGCCCAATCCTAAATTAAGTATCAGTGAAGTAAACCTTTGGAGAACCTATGATATTGAAGAACAGCCTGCCCTGATCGGAAACTGGGGGAAGAACACTCAGATTTCTGCTGAAATAGAGCAGGTGATCCAGACCGCAGGGAAAAGACGGAAAAATATCGAACTGCAAAAAATAGAAGTAGAAGGTGAAAAATATGAATTACAGGAAGTATTGCGTGAGCTCAAAAAGACTTTAAGGAACTCGATTACTGAAATTCAATACAATCAGGAACAGCAGAAGATTTATCAAGGGCAAATTGCTTCTATCGAAAAATTAACAAGATCCTATAACAATCAATTGACCTTGGGAAATATCAGTAAGGCTGAATATATCCGTTTGAAGGCTCAGGAAATTGAATTCAAGAAAAAGCTGGTTTCATTGAAGCAGGAAATAGAAGATCAACAGGCTGAACTAAAGGCTTTGCTGATGATTCCATCTCACTCGTATCTCGTTATTTCAGATTCATTTGCAATGCCGGAAAAACAGCTTTCAGAAATCGAACTGACACAATGGATGGAAAAAGCAAAAGAAAACCGTCCGGATATCCTGATCGCTAAAAATAAAGAGAAACATGCTGCCAAGAATCTTGAAATTCAAAATGCGATGAAAACTCCTGATGTAGCTGTTTCAATAGGCTATGACCGCGGAGGTAACATTATGAAAGATTTTATTGGATTAGGAGTTTCGGTTGACCTTCCCATCTTCGACAGAAATAAAGGAAATATTCAGGAAGCCAGGCTTGAAATTGAGAAAAGCAAAAATGAAACCCGTAAAAATCAGCTAAAATCTGAGAATGAAATTGTTTCCGTTTTCAGAAACTATATCCGTACCCAACAGGTCTCAGAGGAAATTGATGATACTTACGAGTCCACCCTGGATGGCTTATTGGTGAGCCATGAAAAGAACTTCAGACTAAGGAATATCAGTATGTTGGAGTATATGGATTTTCTGGATACTTATATCGGTAATAAAATGATCATTCTGGATACTAAAAAAGAACTTAATCAATACTTTGAAAACCTGCAATACGTTGTAGGACAGGATTTATAA
- a CDS encoding sensor histidine kinase, with protein MTLRNRFTLISSLSFGIVSIIISAVIFFAYYDSTKIFYFEKLRNTALISAIYYLEKDELPKDRHAQIKQEYKHLIQNNQVAVYNQNNEVTFGQNLNDKNIKASHLQAARNNKGTQFMSDNQFYYGIFYPDNQGDFVVFVKSPNDSFQSQIWRLSIIMLSVLIIGLLAIYFLSRYLSKVVYKPISNVVERINKVDYNNISTAITSTNTNDEIEDLIKSYNKLLGRISENVLLQQNFINYVSHEFKTPLAAISGNLEVFAQKDRTPEEYKKVAKESLDNVYEIENILNNLLLMSGMTKLESSHKQVRIDELIWKIYEKLEPKAKENHSHIKIQLQVPKPALLEFPGNETLLYLALYNIVENAIKYSYGHPVEIILSEKNNQLNIEVKDQGKGIPANDLLKITETFYRGKNVDSIKGSGIGLSLSKSIFDHHHIIMKIDSTIDVGTDVLLVFPANF; from the coding sequence ATGACGCTCAGGAACAGGTTTACCCTTATTTCCAGCCTTTCGTTCGGCATTGTTTCTATCATCATATCTGCGGTGATATTTTTTGCCTATTATGATAGTACGAAGATTTTTTATTTTGAAAAACTTCGGAATACTGCCCTGATTTCTGCTATTTATTATCTTGAAAAAGACGAATTACCCAAAGACAGGCACGCCCAGATTAAACAGGAATATAAACATCTTATTCAGAATAATCAGGTAGCCGTTTATAACCAGAATAATGAAGTAACATTTGGGCAAAACCTGAATGATAAAAATATTAAAGCGTCTCACTTACAAGCGGCCAGAAATAATAAGGGAACTCAGTTTATGTCTGATAATCAGTTCTACTATGGGATTTTCTATCCTGATAATCAGGGTGATTTTGTAGTTTTTGTAAAGTCTCCCAATGATTCATTTCAATCACAGATCTGGAGGCTTTCGATCATTATGCTTTCTGTGTTGATTATTGGGCTTTTGGCAATTTATTTTTTAAGCCGTTATCTTTCAAAGGTGGTATATAAGCCTATTTCTAATGTAGTAGAACGTATTAATAAGGTGGATTATAATAATATCTCTACTGCTATTACTTCCACCAATACCAATGATGAGATTGAAGATCTGATCAAGTCTTATAATAAATTGCTGGGACGAATTTCTGAAAATGTTCTGCTGCAACAAAATTTTATCAACTACGTTTCTCACGAATTTAAAACTCCTTTAGCAGCTATTTCCGGAAACCTGGAAGTATTTGCTCAAAAAGACCGTACTCCCGAAGAATATAAAAAAGTGGCGAAGGAATCTTTGGATAACGTGTATGAGATTGAAAATATTCTCAATAACCTTTTATTGATGTCCGGGATGACAAAACTTGAATCTTCCCACAAACAGGTAAGAATAGATGAGCTTATCTGGAAGATCTATGAAAAACTGGAGCCTAAGGCAAAAGAAAATCACTCCCATATTAAAATACAACTTCAGGTTCCAAAACCTGCTTTATTAGAATTTCCCGGGAATGAGACTCTCCTCTATTTGGCTTTATATAATATTGTAGAAAATGCAATCAAATATTCTTATGGGCATCCTGTAGAAATTATCTTATCGGAAAAGAATAATCAATTGAATATTGAAGTGAAGGATCAAGGAAAAGGGATTCCTGCAAATGACCTTCTAAAGATTACAGAAACGTTTTACAGAGGGAAGAATGTGGATTCAATTAAGGGGAGTGGTATTGGATTATCATTATCAAAAAGCATTTTTGATCACCATCATATTATTATGAAAATTGATTCTACAATAGATGTGGGTACAGATGTCCTGCTTGTATTTCCAGCTAATTTCTAA
- a CDS encoding response regulator transcription factor, with protein sequence MNILLVEDDQRISSFLLKGLSEAGYTMTLADSGEKAREILHTYDFDIILMDIMLPGLDGMQLTQIIRFKGNYTPILVLSALNSPDDKIKMLDLGADDYLSKPFHFEELISRIKALTRRNKLSYQKEDQYLSCGNIRIDTDLHKVTQNNTEIEFSPTEYKLFTFLMENKNKVLSRTQILHNVWGIDFDSATNVVDVYISYVRNKIDESEQKIIHTVKGTGYLIKD encoded by the coding sequence ATGAATATCTTATTGGTAGAGGACGATCAGAGAATTAGCAGCTTCCTGTTGAAAGGACTTTCTGAAGCCGGCTATACGATGACGCTTGCAGATTCTGGTGAAAAGGCCAGGGAAATTCTTCATACCTATGATTTTGATATTATATTAATGGATATTATGCTTCCGGGATTGGATGGAATGCAGCTTACACAGATCATAAGGTTTAAAGGAAATTATACTCCGATTTTAGTGTTAAGTGCATTAAATAGTCCGGATGATAAAATTAAGATGTTGGATCTGGGAGCGGATGATTACTTATCCAAACCATTTCATTTCGAAGAATTGATCTCCAGAATTAAAGCGTTGACAAGAAGGAATAAATTAAGCTATCAGAAAGAAGACCAGTATCTGTCTTGTGGCAATATTAGAATTGATACGGATCTTCATAAAGTCACCCAAAATAATACGGAAATCGAATTTTCTCCTACAGAATACAAGCTTTTTACTTTTCTTATGGAGAATAAAAACAAGGTGTTGAGCAGAACTCAGATTTTGCATAACGTCTGGGGCATCGATTTTGACAGTGCAACCAATGTGGTAGATGTTTACATTTCCTACGTTCGTAACAAAATTGACGAATCGGAACAGAAAATTATTCATACTGTAAAAGGAACAGGATATTTAATTAAAGATTAG
- the rmuC gene encoding DNA recombination protein RmuC, translating into MTYLIIGCIVGGVLGAIILYFALKSSTVSRSSYDELNFLHIKNKSDLENSNTKIQELNQHLNKEKDLNIQQQDLLNDLKNEFAKLSAQHSSLNSQFQDQKQLMLKQDFQIENLIVEKQDFFAKNSELSAQNDSLQKSLNTQKEEITKIQEESKLQFENLANKILEEKTEKFTTLNQNNLKNILEPFQEKITDLKNRVNEAYEKENKERFSLAEKVKELAELNQQISEDAKKLTRALKGESKTQGNWGEMILESILEKSGLVKGREYFLEHELRDEDNKALFSEFSGKKMRPDAVVKYPDERNVIIDSKVSLTAFTELVDENDQDVYMMKLNQHLGSIKNHIMQLSQKAYDDYGKSLDFVMMFIPSEPAYIAAMQADQNLWNYAYDRRILLLNPSNLITSLKLIADLWKREYQNKNALEIAERGARLYDKFVGFVDNLEKVGRNLDLAKNVYNDAYKQLYTGNDNLVIQTQKLKSLGIKNKKDLPQSLIDNSNLIE; encoded by the coding sequence ATGACCTATTTAATTATTGGATGTATTGTGGGCGGAGTCCTGGGAGCCATTATTTTATATTTTGCCTTGAAATCTTCAACGGTTTCAAGAAGCTCTTATGATGAACTCAATTTCTTGCATATTAAAAACAAATCAGATCTTGAAAACTCGAACACAAAGATCCAGGAACTTAACCAGCATCTCAATAAAGAAAAGGATCTCAATATCCAGCAGCAGGATCTTCTGAACGATCTGAAAAATGAATTTGCTAAGCTCTCTGCTCAGCATTCTTCATTAAACAGTCAGTTTCAGGATCAGAAGCAACTAATGTTGAAACAGGATTTCCAGATTGAAAATCTTATTGTTGAGAAACAGGATTTCTTTGCTAAAAATTCTGAACTTTCTGCGCAAAATGATAGTCTTCAGAAATCGCTGAATACTCAAAAAGAAGAGATCACTAAAATACAGGAAGAATCCAAACTGCAATTTGAAAATCTAGCCAATAAGATATTGGAAGAAAAAACAGAGAAATTCACCACTTTAAATCAGAATAATCTAAAAAACATCCTTGAACCCTTCCAGGAAAAGATTACAGATTTAAAAAACAGAGTGAATGAAGCTTATGAAAAGGAAAATAAAGAACGTTTCTCTTTGGCTGAAAAAGTAAAAGAACTTGCCGAACTGAACCAACAAATCTCCGAAGATGCCAAAAAATTAACCAGAGCGCTGAAGGGTGAAAGTAAAACCCAGGGAAATTGGGGTGAGATGATTCTTGAAAGCATCCTTGAAAAGTCCGGATTGGTAAAAGGAAGAGAATATTTTCTGGAACATGAACTTCGTGATGAAGACAACAAAGCTTTGTTCTCAGAATTTTCCGGTAAAAAAATGCGACCGGATGCCGTTGTAAAATACCCGGATGAAAGAAACGTCATCATTGATTCTAAAGTTTCTCTAACTGCATTTACGGAATTAGTGGATGAAAACGATCAGGATGTCTATATGATGAAACTTAATCAACATTTGGGTTCCATCAAAAATCATATTATGCAGCTTAGTCAGAAAGCGTATGATGATTACGGAAAATCTTTGGATTTTGTCATGATGTTTATACCTAGTGAACCGGCATATATTGCAGCTATGCAAGCAGACCAAAACCTTTGGAATTACGCCTATGATAGAAGAATCTTGCTATTAAATCCAAGCAATCTGATTACCTCTTTAAAGCTAATTGCAGATCTTTGGAAACGTGAATATCAAAACAAAAATGCTCTTGAAATTGCTGAAAGAGGAGCCCGGTTATATGATAAATTCGTAGGATTTGTGGATAACCTTGAAAAAGTAGGACGAAATCTTGATCTTGCCAAAAATGTTTACAATGATGCTTACAAACAGCTTTACACAGGAAACGACAACCTTGTGATCCAGACTCAAAAACTGAAATCATTGGGAATTAAAAATAAAAAGGACCTGCCTCAAAGTCTTATTGACAACAGTAATCTGATAGAATAA